One window of Phoenix dactylifera cultivar Barhee BC4 unplaced genomic scaffold, palm_55x_up_171113_PBpolish2nd_filt_p 000788F, whole genome shotgun sequence genomic DNA carries:
- the LOC103707531 gene encoding mitogen-activated protein kinase homolog MMK2: MASGSSSGEGQTRGVLTHGGRYVRHNVYGNLFEVSAKYTPPLRPLGRGAYGIVCAAVNSQTREEVAIKKIGNAFDNRIDAKRTLREIKLLCHMDHENIIALKDIIRPPQRENFNDVYIVYELMDTDLHQIIRSNQPLTDDHCQYFLYQILRGLKYVHSANVLHRDIKPSNLLINANCDLKIGDFGLARTTSETDFMTEYVVTRWYRAPELLLNCSEYTAAIDIWSVGCILGEIVTREPLFPGRDYVHQLRLITELIGSPDDSNLGFLRSENARRYVRQLPQYPKQNFSVRFPSMSPGAVDLLERMLVFDPSKRITVDEALCHPYVASLHDINDEPVCRAPFNFDFEQPSFTEENIKELIWRESLKYNPDPIH; this comes from the exons ATGGCGTCGGGTTCGAGCTCTGGAGAGGGGCAGACAAGGGGAGTGCTGACCCACGGCGGGCGCTACGTGCGGCACAATGTGTATGGCAACCTGTTCGAGGTCTCCGCCAAGTATACTCCTCCACTTCGGCCTTTGGGGAGAGGGGCTTACGGCATTGTTTG TGCTGCTGTTAATTCACAAACACGTGAAGAGGTTGCTATTAAGAAGATCGGCAATGCATTTGATAATCGGATTGACGCTAAGAGAACTTTAAGAGAAATAAAGCTTCTCTGTCACATGGATCATGAAAAT ATAATTGCCCTCAAGGACATCATACGCCCTCCACAGAGGGAAAACTTTAATGATGTATACATTGTTTATGAATTAATGGATACTGATCTTCATCAGATAATCCGGTCCAATCAGCCATTGACTGATGACCATTGCCAG TATTTCCTATATCAGATATTACGAGGGCTGAAATATGTCCATTCAGCAAATGTCTTGCACCGTGATATCAAGCCTAGCAATTTGCTCATAAATGCAAATTGTGATCTTAAGATAGGAGATTTTGGACTTGCAAGGACAACCTCTGAAACAGATTTCATGACAGAGTATGTCGTCACTCGTTGGTACCGAGCACCTGAGCTGCTCCTTAATTGTTCAGAATACACGGCTGCTATCGACATTTGGTCAGTAGGGTGCATACTTGGTGAAATTGTGACACGTGAACCTTTATTTCCAGGAAGAGACTATGTCCATCAGCTAAGATTGATCACTGAG CTAATAGGTTCACCCGatgactcaaaccttgggtttCTTCGAAGTGAAAATGCCCGAAGATATGTGAGACAGCTACCACAATATCCAAAGCAAAATTTCTCTGTCAGATTCCCCAGCATGTCTCCTGGAGCAGTTGATTTGCTGGAGAGAATGCTTGTGTTTGATCCAAGCAAGCGAATTACAG TTGATGAGGCGCTTTGTCATCCATATGTGGCATCTCTTCATGACATCAATGATGAGCCTGTCTGTCGAGcacctttcaattttgattttgaacAGCCATCATTTACTGAAGAAAATATCAAGGAGCTCATCTGGAGGGAGTCACTGAAGTACAACCCAGATCCTATTCACTAG
- the LOC103707530 gene encoding 50S ribosomal protein L5, chloroplastic has translation MAAATSAICPPLPFSHPVHPRLFSAHPLNRVLVGVPRTGVRLSSRARPPMVLAAVAATPPPPQTTSSTGVVLVDRSEAEKVNRLKSAYLEKVVPRLKEEFNYKNVHEVPKIEKIVVNCGMGDAEQNSKGLEATMKGLAMITGQRPVRTKAKNSIASFKLREGATVGIAVTLRGNVMYFFLDRLINLGLPRTRDFQGANPNSFDGHGNFSIGLRDQSVFPEIRYEALGKQRGMDVCISTTAKTDNEAQRLLALLGMPFKEGGGPTVIIRKKKRKAHHFDSKSGRRR, from the exons ATGGCCGCCGCGACCTCCGCCATATGCCCGCCGCTCCCCTTCTCTCACCCGGTCCACCCCCGGTTGTTTTCGGCTCACCCCCTGAACCGGGTTCTCGTGGGAGTTCCCCGAACCGGCGTCCGTTTGAGCTCCAGGGCACGGCCGCCGATGGTGCTGGCCGCCGTCGCTGCCACTCCTCCCCCACCGCAGACGACGTCGTCGACGGGCGTCGTTCTCGTGGACCGGTCGGAGGCCGAGAAGGTGAACCGGCTCAAGTCCGCGTATCTCGAGAAGGTCGTCCCCCGCCTCAAAGAGGAGTTCAACTACAAGAACGTCCACGAG GTTCCGAAGATAGAGAAGATAGTTGTGAATTGTGGGATGGGAGATGCCGAGCAGAACTCGAAGGGTTTGGAGGCAACGATGAAGGGTTTGGCGATGATAACGGGGCAGAGACCGGTGAGGACGAAGGCGAAGAATTCCATTGCTTCTTTCAAGCTCCGAGAGGGTGCCACTGTTGGTATTGCGGTCACCCTTCGTGGTAAT GTAATGTATTTCTTTCTGGATCGGCTCATAAACCTGGGTCTCCCTAGGACCAGGGATTTCCAAGGTGCCAACCCTAACAGTTTTGATGGGCATGGGAATTTTAGCATCGGGTTGCGTGATCAGAGCGTGTTTCCTGAGATCAGGTATGAAGCCCTTGGTAAGCAGAGGGGAATGGACGTCTGCATATCaaccacagcaaaaacagataATGAGGCCCAGAGATTGCTTGCTCTCCTAGGCATGCCTTTTAAAGAGGGTGGCGGCCCGACAGTGATAATTcgcaagaagaagagaaaggctcaccactttgattccaaatctggacGAAGAAGGTAA